In Arachis stenosperma cultivar V10309 chromosome 1, arast.V10309.gnm1.PFL2, whole genome shotgun sequence, one DNA window encodes the following:
- the LOC130978107 gene encoding uncharacterized protein LOC130978107 — translation MLEGEAEHWWQGIQQLLQQDEGDIPWDTFKDEFYKKYFPRAARDAKEMELMQLKQGNTTVAEYARKFDDLCRFSKICQGNPADFEEWKCLKFEGGLREDLMSSVVPLEIRNFVELVNKSKLVEECSKKVAIARADRREALGRDFIQYLAPQGRNFKFNGQFDRQNRNQQNGNFLVRNNGNYDNNNLGEEEGGQSQQTQDISVCSRCGKDHGNRACRYGTHTCFSCGEYGHISRNCPKRFVRNPARPQQQGMVFTVTAGNTNAYNSSTRGEYHTMVLFVLDNTITSYAHVKF, via the coding sequence ATGCTGGAAGGAGAAGCTGAGCATTGGTGGCAGGGGATACAGCAACTGTTGCAACAAGATGAAGGTGATATCCCTTGGGATACTTTTAAGGATGAATTTTATAAGAAGTATTTTCCGAGGGCAGCTCGTGATGCTAAGGAGATGGAACTTATGCAACTGAAACAGGGTAACACAACTGTTGCAGAATATGCCCGTAAGTTTGATGACTTGTGTCGTTTCTCCAAGATTTGTCAAGGGAATCCTGCTGACTTTGAAGAATGGAAGTGTTTGAAGTTCGAAGGGGGCCTTCGTGAGGATCTGATGAGTTCAGTAGTTCCATTAGAGATACGAAATTTTGTTGAACTGGTGAATAAAAGTAAACTAGTGGAAGAATGTTCGAAAAAGGTGGCGATAGCTCGAGCAGATCGTAGGGAAGCCTTAGGAAGAGACTTTATTCAATATCTAGCCCCTCAAGGTCGTAACTTTAAGTTCAATGGTCAGTTCGATCGCCAAAATAGGAATCAACAAAATGGTAACTTTCTCGTTCGTAACAATGGCAACTACGACAACAATAATCTGGGAGAGGAAGAAGGAGGTCAATCTCAGCAAACTCAGGATATTTCAGTATGCTCAAGGTGTGGAAAGGATCATGGTAATAGAGCTTGTAGATATGGGACACACACTTGTTTCTCTTGCGGAGAGTATGGACATATATCGAGGAATTGCCCAAAAAGGTTTGTTCGAAATCCAGCTAGGCCACAACAACAAGGAATGGTTTTTACCGTAACTGCTGGCAACACTAATGCATATAATTCTTCCACTCGAGGTGAGTACCACACTATGGTTTTGTTTGTGTTAGATAATACTATAACTTCTTATGCGCATGttaaattttga